A single genomic interval of Pyrobaculum arsenaticum DSM 13514 harbors:
- a CDS encoding transcription initiation factor IIB, with product MSSTSLPSSGKPLKLRINRDSEGYLSLVTESGEIYRCPICGNDRFVYNYERGEVVCIVCGAVVQEQLLDLGPEWRAFTSEEKGQRARTGAPLTRLISEALTTVIDWRDKDVSGRELDIKRKLEVIRLRKWQTRARVQTSYERNFIQAAQELERLKSSMGVPRPCVEQALEIYRQALEKELVRGRSVEAMAAAALYMACRMMRMPRPLDELVRYTKASRREVARCYRLLLRELNVKVPISDPVLYISRIAEQLKLSGEVVKAAIDILQRAKKAGITAGKDPAGLAAAAVYIASLMHGDNRTQKDFAVAAGVTEVTVRNRYKELAKALNIKVPVK from the coding sequence ATGTCGAGTACAAGCCTACCTTCTTCCGGCAAGCCCCTAAAGCTCCGCATAAATCGAGATAGTGAGGGGTATTTAAGTCTTGTTACCGAGTCGGGTGAGATCTACCGCTGTCCCATATGCGGCAATGACAGATTTGTCTACAACTACGAGAGGGGTGAAGTTGTCTGTATAGTGTGCGGTGCAGTTGTGCAGGAACAGCTACTTGACCTCGGCCCAGAGTGGAGGGCTTTCACATCAGAGGAGAAGGGCCAGAGGGCGCGCACTGGCGCGCCGCTTACTAGGCTCATCTCTGAGGCGTTGACCACAGTTATCGATTGGCGAGACAAGGACGTCTCCGGTAGGGAGCTGGACATAAAGAGGAAGTTGGAGGTAATAAGGCTGAGGAAGTGGCAGACCAGGGCCCGTGTGCAGACCTCCTACGAGAGGAACTTTATACAAGCGGCGCAGGAGCTAGAGAGATTAAAGAGCTCCATGGGCGTGCCAAGGCCGTGCGTCGAGCAAGCCCTCGAGATATACAGGCAGGCACTTGAAAAAGAGCTGGTGAGGGGCAGATCTGTCGAGGCGATGGCCGCGGCGGCGCTCTACATGGCGTGCCGCATGATGAGGATGCCGAGACCACTGGACGAACTCGTGAGGTACACAAAGGCATCTAGAAGAGAAGTGGCGAGGTGCTACAGGTTGTTGCTAAGAGAGCTGAACGTAAAGGTGCCTATAAGCGACCCTGTACTCTACATTTCCAGAATAGCAGAGCAACTGAAGCTCAGCGGCGAAGTTGTAAAGGCGGCAATCGACATTCTGCAGAGGGCTAAAAAGGCCGGCATCACGGCGGGGAAGGACCCAGCGGGTTTAGCCGCTGCCGCGGTTTATATAGCCTCGCTGATGCATGGTGATAACAGGACTCAGAAGGACTTCGCTGTGGCGGCCGGCGTGACGGAGGTTACTGTGAGAAATAGGTACAAGGA